In a genomic window of Vibrio marisflavi CECT 7928:
- the acnA gene encoding aconitate hydratase AcnA: MNLKEQTKFSILSNDKTYHGYSITKAANLFDIDISRLPYSIRILAENILRNLDNPYTTVNDFKKVLDWNRQQIEHNEVPFMPARVIMHDLAGVVALVDFSAMRNQALKQNLEPKKINPLVPTDVIIDHSVQVEHTQSAQALSLNIAKEVQMNEERFSLLKWGAAEFDNFKLIPPGKGIIHQINLEYLAKGINFSTENDETTLFPDSLIGTDSHTTMINGAGVFGWGVGGIEGESVMLGQPYIIRLPQVIGVELTGNIGNTVTTTDIALYITNRLRQHGVVGCYVEFFGEGVDKLSVQNRATIANMAPEYGATMGYFPIDAKTMEYFKQTNRSKHTELAEHYLRKQRLFKDSSSITPHYADIVTIDLSSIGSILAGPKRPQDKVRLRDLKNNFRNSLDTRVPLQDIPAKSSKQIASIEHGDIVIAAITSCTNTSNPDLLIGAGILAKKLVDRGLQVNKNIKTSFTPGSRVVQSYLSNSGLLPYLEQLGFNIVAYGCATCAGNSGSLDSEIAEQIIAKNIVATAITSANRNFEGRVHPLVKSHYITSPILVVALAVFGSVLFDTEHDPLGHDENGKPVYLKDVWPIQDEIETVKSQHLNAFLYSKSYSDVFTDTGSWRNIPAHIGEVYGFSDSSSYIKCPNYFNHDTNNDINQIVNARALLKLGDSITTDHISPVAAIDELSAAGQYLLANGVPSHEFNSYGSRRGNHEVMVRGTFANIRIKNLLVPGKLGGYSIHHPSGSIDSVHATAEKYSKENTPLIVIAGKEYGTGSCRDWAAKGTALLGIKVILAESFERIHRANLVAMGVYPISFTNNDSAQSLGLLGDEAFTFTQDRLDKSRIFVSATNSNHVIRFQAKLCAETELEFKYLSNGGLIPTIFKNIYHEGVE, translated from the coding sequence ATGAATTTAAAAGAGCAAACTAAGTTTTCTATTCTAAGTAATGATAAGACTTACCATGGTTACAGTATCACAAAGGCTGCAAATCTATTCGATATAGATATCTCTAGGTTACCTTACTCGATAAGAATATTGGCAGAAAATATACTTAGAAACTTGGACAACCCTTATACTACTGTAAATGATTTTAAAAAAGTTCTTGATTGGAATCGGCAGCAGATAGAACACAACGAAGTACCGTTTATGCCTGCTCGAGTTATTATGCATGACTTAGCTGGTGTCGTAGCTCTAGTTGATTTTTCTGCTATGAGAAATCAAGCCCTCAAACAGAATTTAGAACCTAAAAAGATAAACCCTTTAGTTCCTACCGATGTAATCATTGACCACTCAGTCCAAGTCGAACATACCCAATCAGCACAAGCATTAAGTTTAAATATTGCTAAAGAAGTTCAAATGAATGAAGAACGATTCAGCTTACTAAAGTGGGGAGCTGCTGAATTCGATAATTTTAAGCTTATCCCTCCGGGGAAAGGAATTATCCACCAAATTAATTTGGAATATTTGGCGAAAGGAATCAACTTTTCAACAGAGAACGATGAAACCACACTATTTCCAGATTCATTAATTGGTACAGATTCCCATACCACAATGATCAATGGAGCTGGTGTATTTGGTTGGGGAGTGGGGGGTATAGAAGGTGAATCCGTTATGTTGGGCCAACCTTATATTATCCGCCTCCCCCAAGTTATTGGTGTCGAGCTAACTGGAAATATAGGTAATACCGTTACCACCACTGATATCGCGTTATACATAACAAACCGTTTACGCCAACACGGAGTTGTAGGTTGCTATGTTGAATTTTTTGGTGAGGGTGTCGACAAGTTATCGGTTCAAAACAGAGCCACGATTGCTAACATGGCCCCGGAATACGGTGCCACGATGGGATATTTTCCAATTGATGCTAAAACTATGGAGTATTTTAAGCAGACGAATAGAAGTAAGCATACAGAGCTTGCAGAGCATTACTTACGTAAACAACGCCTATTCAAAGACAGTTCCTCTATCACGCCACACTACGCAGACATTGTCACTATTGACCTTTCAAGTATCGGTTCCATTTTAGCTGGTCCTAAAAGACCGCAAGATAAAGTTAGGCTGCGAGATTTAAAGAACAACTTCCGAAATTCGTTAGACACTCGAGTTCCGCTGCAAGATATTCCAGCGAAGAGCTCGAAACAAATCGCTTCAATTGAACATGGTGATATTGTCATAGCAGCTATCACTTCATGCACCAATACCTCTAACCCTGATTTATTGATTGGTGCCGGTATCCTTGCGAAAAAACTCGTAGATAGAGGTTTACAAGTCAATAAAAACATAAAGACTTCATTTACTCCGGGGTCAAGAGTCGTTCAAAGCTACCTATCCAATTCAGGGTTGTTGCCCTACTTAGAGCAACTTGGATTTAATATTGTCGCTTACGGCTGTGCTACTTGCGCTGGAAACTCTGGCAGTTTGGACTCAGAAATTGCTGAGCAGATAATAGCTAAAAACATAGTGGCTACAGCAATCACCTCAGCAAATAGAAACTTTGAAGGTCGAGTGCACCCACTGGTCAAATCTCACTATATTACTTCTCCGATATTAGTTGTCGCGTTAGCTGTGTTCGGTAGTGTTCTATTCGATACGGAGCATGACCCGCTAGGCCATGATGAAAATGGAAAGCCCGTTTACTTAAAAGATGTTTGGCCAATACAAGATGAAATTGAAACCGTTAAATCTCAACACTTAAATGCATTTCTATACTCAAAGTCTTATAGTGATGTTTTCACTGACACTGGAAGTTGGCGCAATATCCCGGCTCATATAGGCGAAGTTTACGGCTTTTCCGATAGCTCTAGCTATATCAAATGCCCAAATTACTTTAATCACGATACAAACAACGATATCAATCAGATAGTTAATGCGAGAGCGCTTTTAAAACTGGGCGATAGCATCACTACCGATCACATTTCCCCCGTTGCTGCCATCGATGAGCTTTCTGCTGCGGGCCAATACCTACTCGCTAATGGTGTACCAAGTCATGAATTCAACAGCTATGGTTCACGCCGTGGAAATCATGAGGTGATGGTTAGGGGGACGTTTGCCAATATTCGCATAAAAAACTTGTTGGTTCCGGGCAAGCTAGGTGGCTATAGCATTCACCACCCAAGTGGCTCAATCGATTCTGTTCATGCCACAGCAGAGAAATACTCAAAAGAAAATACACCCCTAATTGTAATTGCGGGAAAGGAGTACGGTACAGGCTCTTGTAGAGACTGGGCAGCAAAAGGTACAGCACTACTCGGTATCAAAGTCATTCTAGCGGAGAGCTTCGAAAGAATTCATCGAGCTAATTTAGTTGCTATGGGCGTTTACCCTATTTCTTTTACCAATAATGATTCTGCACAAAGTCTCGGATTGCTTGGAGACGAAGCATTTACCTTTACACAAGATAGACTCGATAAAAGTCGAATCTTCGTATCTGCGACAAATTCAAATCACGTTATCCGATTTCAAGCAAAGCTATGCGCAGAAACCGAACTTGAGTTTAAGTACCTATCCAATGGTGGCTTAATACCAACCATTTTTAAAAATATTTACCATGAAGGAGTAGAGTAA
- a CDS encoding cupin domain-containing protein: MDIKNLFFVLAISIGLTSGAYAQGEHEHGKAQVKVLAKSTKSWDGSTLPKYGQGQPEVQVLKITIPAGAKLPMHKHPVINAGYLMKGELEVTTEQGEKKTIKAGDALIEVTNKWHYGRNIGNEPAEIIVVYASTEGSPITVLK; this comes from the coding sequence ATGGATATTAAAAATTTATTCTTTGTGTTAGCTATTTCTATCGGCTTAACCAGTGGCGCATATGCTCAAGGCGAGCATGAACATGGGAAAGCTCAAGTCAAAGTTCTAGCGAAATCAACAAAAAGCTGGGACGGTTCGACGTTGCCAAAATATGGTCAAGGCCAACCTGAAGTACAAGTCTTAAAGATCACTATACCTGCGGGAGCCAAACTGCCAATGCATAAGCACCCGGTCATCAATGCTGGTTACTTGATGAAAGGTGAGCTAGAAGTCACGACAGAACAAGGTGAGAAAAAAACGATAAAGGCTGGTGATGCTTTAATCGAGGTCACCAATAAATGGCATTATGGTCGTAATATTGGCAATGAACCTGCGGAAATTATTGTCGTTTACGCGAGTACTGAAGGTTCACCCATTACGGTTCTTAAATAG
- a CDS encoding DUF4344 domain-containing metallopeptidase has translation MKSTIVSLTLSLLFSVFNTNLALASIEIKYKKPYDAAEKRAMKEIKASTSNETLQDLSKKLFPFKKALTIQYGGKEGPLYDSEIHTVFIPYTFYTDAIGYFKKNDYKKKYGTEPKKAAMDTLLHTLLHEVGHAYVYEKNIPILGKEEDAVDNFATILLIEYVDNGGEVAISAADMFDFESKDRPDYYEFDEYIDDHSFDLQRYFSTLCLVYGSDPETYKGLLDEIEKDYVGERKEFCEFQYGHISDNWHRYLKPQKSK, from the coding sequence ATGAAATCTACGATTGTTTCGCTAACGCTATCATTACTATTTTCCGTTTTTAATACAAACTTGGCACTGGCTAGTATCGAAATTAAATACAAGAAGCCCTACGATGCGGCCGAAAAACGTGCAATGAAGGAAATAAAGGCAAGTACGAGCAATGAGACGTTACAGGACCTTTCGAAAAAACTGTTTCCGTTCAAGAAGGCTTTAACTATCCAGTATGGTGGAAAAGAAGGGCCGCTGTACGACTCTGAGATTCATACTGTTTTCATTCCCTACACTTTTTACACCGATGCAATTGGGTACTTTAAAAAGAATGACTATAAGAAAAAGTACGGCACTGAACCAAAAAAAGCTGCTATGGATACTTTACTTCATACTCTTTTACATGAGGTTGGACACGCGTATGTGTACGAGAAAAATATCCCTATCTTAGGAAAAGAAGAAGATGCGGTTGATAATTTTGCAACCATATTGCTTATTGAATATGTAGACAATGGCGGAGAAGTCGCGATCAGTGCAGCGGATATGTTTGACTTTGAGTCGAAAGATAGACCTGACTACTATGAGTTTGACGAGTATATCGATGACCACAGCTTCGATTTGCAACGGTACTTTTCAACCCTATGCCTTGTTTATGGCAGTGATCCCGAAACTTATAAGGGTTTACTAGACGAAATCGAGAAAGACTACGTTGGCGAGAGAAAAGAGTTTTGCGAATTTCAGTATGGGCATATATCGGATAATTGGCATAGATACTTGAAGCCACAAAAGTCAAAATAA